From Caretta caretta isolate rCarCar2 chromosome 3, rCarCar1.hap1, whole genome shotgun sequence, a single genomic window includes:
- the OLIG3 gene encoding oligodendrocyte transcription factor 3 isoform X2: protein MEVLLRASSPDMDEMYLRDHHHHHHHHHHQDNRLNSVSSTQGDLVQKMSGEGLSRNGSKAGGEGSKYKIKKQLSEQDLQQLRLKINGRERKRMHDLNLAMDGLREVMPYAHGPSVRKLSKIATLLLARNYILMLTSSLEEMKRLVGEIYGGHHSAFHCGTVGHSGGHPAHAASTVHQVHPILGSALSSANTSSPLSASLPGIGTIRPPHSLLKTPSAPPALQLGSGFQHWAGLPCPCTICQMPPPPHLSALTTANMSRISAESKDLLK from the exons ATGGAAGTTCTCTTAAG AGCTTCCTCGCCAGACATGGATGAGATGTACCTGAGAGATCACCATCAccaccatcatcaccaccaccatcagGACAACCGGCTCAACTCGGTCTCCTCCACTCAGGGCGACCTGGTGCAGAAGATGTCCGGGGAAGGCCTCTCCAGAAACGGCTCCAAGGCCGGAGGGGAAGGCAGCAAGTACAAAATCAAGAAGCAGCTCTCGGAGCAGgacctgcagcagctcaggctgaAGATCAATGGGCGGGAACGCAAAAGGATGCACGACCTGAACCTGGCCATGGATGGGCTGAGGGAGGTGATGCCCTACGCTCATGGACCTTCCGTGAGGAAACTCTCCAAAATTGCTACCCTCCTGCTGGCCAGAAACTACATCCTGATGCTCACCAGCTCCCTAGAGGAGATGAAGAGGCTGGTGGGTGAAATCTATGGAGGACACCACTCCGCCTTTCACTGCGGGACAGTGGGGCACTCAGGCGGGCACCCGGCCCACGCAGCTAGCACGGTCCACCAGGTCCACCCTATCCTTGGCAGTGCCTTGTCTTCAGCCAACACCTCCTCCCCGCTGTCCGCCTCCCTGCCAGGGATTGGCACGATCAGGCCCCCTCACTCTTTACTCAAGACTCCCTCTGCCCCGCCAGCCCTCCAGCTTGGCAGTGGCTTCCAGCACTGGGCGGGTTTGCCTTGCCCTTGCACTATCTGTCAAATGCCCCCTCCGCCACACCTGTCTGCCCTCACCACAGCCAACATGAGCAGGATCTCAGCAGAATCCAAGGACTTACTGAAGTGA
- the OLIG3 gene encoding oligodendrocyte transcription factor 3 isoform X1: MEVLLSRASSPDMDEMYLRDHHHHHHHHHHQDNRLNSVSSTQGDLVQKMSGEGLSRNGSKAGGEGSKYKIKKQLSEQDLQQLRLKINGRERKRMHDLNLAMDGLREVMPYAHGPSVRKLSKIATLLLARNYILMLTSSLEEMKRLVGEIYGGHHSAFHCGTVGHSGGHPAHAASTVHQVHPILGSALSSANTSSPLSASLPGIGTIRPPHSLLKTPSAPPALQLGSGFQHWAGLPCPCTICQMPPPPHLSALTTANMSRISAESKDLLK, translated from the exons ATGGAAGTTCTCTTAAG CAGAGCTTCCTCGCCAGACATGGATGAGATGTACCTGAGAGATCACCATCAccaccatcatcaccaccaccatcagGACAACCGGCTCAACTCGGTCTCCTCCACTCAGGGCGACCTGGTGCAGAAGATGTCCGGGGAAGGCCTCTCCAGAAACGGCTCCAAGGCCGGAGGGGAAGGCAGCAAGTACAAAATCAAGAAGCAGCTCTCGGAGCAGgacctgcagcagctcaggctgaAGATCAATGGGCGGGAACGCAAAAGGATGCACGACCTGAACCTGGCCATGGATGGGCTGAGGGAGGTGATGCCCTACGCTCATGGACCTTCCGTGAGGAAACTCTCCAAAATTGCTACCCTCCTGCTGGCCAGAAACTACATCCTGATGCTCACCAGCTCCCTAGAGGAGATGAAGAGGCTGGTGGGTGAAATCTATGGAGGACACCACTCCGCCTTTCACTGCGGGACAGTGGGGCACTCAGGCGGGCACCCGGCCCACGCAGCTAGCACGGTCCACCAGGTCCACCCTATCCTTGGCAGTGCCTTGTCTTCAGCCAACACCTCCTCCCCGCTGTCCGCCTCCCTGCCAGGGATTGGCACGATCAGGCCCCCTCACTCTTTACTCAAGACTCCCTCTGCCCCGCCAGCCCTCCAGCTTGGCAGTGGCTTCCAGCACTGGGCGGGTTTGCCTTGCCCTTGCACTATCTGTCAAATGCCCCCTCCGCCACACCTGTCTGCCCTCACCACAGCCAACATGAGCAGGATCTCAGCAGAATCCAAGGACTTACTGAAGTGA